In one window of Pseudoliparis swirei isolate HS2019 ecotype Mariana Trench chromosome 15, NWPU_hadal_v1, whole genome shotgun sequence DNA:
- the plppr1 gene encoding phospholipid phosphatase-related protein type 1 isoform X1, with amino-acid sequence MASNNTLRSYSIIPCFIFVELVIMSGTVLLAYYMECTDLFSVHVQGFFCNDAELMKPYPGTEESGFIPPLILYCVVAAAPTTVIFIGEVSMYVMKSTREALLAQEKTIVTGDCCYLNPLIRRVIRFVGVFAFGLFATDIFVNAGQVVTGGLSPYFLSVCKPNYTGTECRFNHQFIVNGNLCTGNPVVVENARRSFPSKDASLSVYSAVYLTMYITSTIKTKSSRLAKPVLCLGTLCSAFLTGLNRVSEYRNHCSDVVAGFILGSAIALFLGICVVNNFKGVHSAAAKQKTEDYRGLPLMTFPRVESPLETLSAQNHSASMTEVT; translated from the exons ATGGCGTCCAACAACACCCTGCGCAGCTACTCCATCATCCCATGTTTCATCTTTGTGGAG CTCGTCATCATGTCCGGCACGGTGTTGTTGGCCTACTACATGGAGTGCACGGACCTGTTCAGCGTGCACGTGCAGGGCTTCTTCTGCAACGACGCCGAGCTGATGAAGCCGTACCCCGGCACAGAGGAGTCTGGCTTCATCCCCCCCCTCATCCTTTACTGTGTGGTGGCTGCCGCTCCCACCACTGTG ATTTTCATCGGAGAGGTGTCCATGTATGTGATGAAGTCGACGAGGGAAGCTCTCCTGGCCCAGGAGAAAACCATCGTGACAGGAGACTGTTGTTACCTCAACCCCCTCATCCGCCGCGTCATACGCTTCGTCG GTGTGTTTGCGTTCGGTCTGTTTGCCACAGACATCTTCGTCAACGCGGGCCAGGTGGTGACCGGAGGCCTCTCGCcctacttcctgtccgtctgCAAGCCCAACTACACCGGCACCGAGTGCCGCTTTAATCACCAGTTCATCGTCAACGGCAACCTCTGCACCGGGAACCCCGTTGTTGTGGAGAACGCTCGCCGGTCGTTCCCATCCAAGGACGCTTCGCTGAGTGTATACTCCGCTGTTTACCTGACG aTGTACATCACCAGCACCATCAAGACCAAGTCCAGCCGCCTGGCCAAGCCGGTGCTCTGTCTGGGCACGCTCTGCTCGGCCTTCCTCACCGGCCTCAACCGAGTCTCAGAGTACCGAAACCACTGTTCGGACGTCGTGGCCGGATTTATACTGGGATCGGCCATTGCTCTGTTTCTG GGTATATGTGTTGTGAACAACTTCAAAGGCGTCCACAGTGCAGCGGCTAAACAGAAAACCGAAGACTACCGTGGTCTTCCTCTGATGACGTTCCCCCGCGTAGAGAGCCCTCTGGAGACCCTCAGCGCACAG AACCACTCGGCATCGATGACGGAGGTCACATGA
- the plppr1 gene encoding phospholipid phosphatase-related protein type 1 isoform X2 has product MASNNTLRSYSIIPCFIFVELVIMSGTVLLAYYMECTDLFSVHVQGFFCNDAELMKPYPGTEESGFIPPLILYCVVAAAPTTVIFIGEVSMYVMKSTREALLAQEKTIVTGDCCYLNPLIRRVIRFVGVFAFGLFATDIFVNAGQVVTGGLSPYFLSVCKPNYTGTECRFNHQFIVNGNLCTGNPVVVENARRSFPSKDASLSVYSAVYLTMYITSTIKTKSSRLAKPVLCLGTLCSAFLTGLNRVSEYRNHCSDVVAGFILGSAIALFLGICVVNNFKGVHSAAAKQKTEDYRGLPLMTFPRVESPLETLSAQQ; this is encoded by the exons ATGGCGTCCAACAACACCCTGCGCAGCTACTCCATCATCCCATGTTTCATCTTTGTGGAG CTCGTCATCATGTCCGGCACGGTGTTGTTGGCCTACTACATGGAGTGCACGGACCTGTTCAGCGTGCACGTGCAGGGCTTCTTCTGCAACGACGCCGAGCTGATGAAGCCGTACCCCGGCACAGAGGAGTCTGGCTTCATCCCCCCCCTCATCCTTTACTGTGTGGTGGCTGCCGCTCCCACCACTGTG ATTTTCATCGGAGAGGTGTCCATGTATGTGATGAAGTCGACGAGGGAAGCTCTCCTGGCCCAGGAGAAAACCATCGTGACAGGAGACTGTTGTTACCTCAACCCCCTCATCCGCCGCGTCATACGCTTCGTCG GTGTGTTTGCGTTCGGTCTGTTTGCCACAGACATCTTCGTCAACGCGGGCCAGGTGGTGACCGGAGGCCTCTCGCcctacttcctgtccgtctgCAAGCCCAACTACACCGGCACCGAGTGCCGCTTTAATCACCAGTTCATCGTCAACGGCAACCTCTGCACCGGGAACCCCGTTGTTGTGGAGAACGCTCGCCGGTCGTTCCCATCCAAGGACGCTTCGCTGAGTGTATACTCCGCTGTTTACCTGACG aTGTACATCACCAGCACCATCAAGACCAAGTCCAGCCGCCTGGCCAAGCCGGTGCTCTGTCTGGGCACGCTCTGCTCGGCCTTCCTCACCGGCCTCAACCGAGTCTCAGAGTACCGAAACCACTGTTCGGACGTCGTGGCCGGATTTATACTGGGATCGGCCATTGCTCTGTTTCTG GGTATATGTGTTGTGAACAACTTCAAAGGCGTCCACAGTGCAGCGGCTAAACAGAAAACCGAAGACTACCGTGGTCTTCCTCTGATGACGTTCCCCCGCGTAGAGAGCCCTCTGGAGACCCTCAGCGCACAG CAATGA